A region of the Haemophilus parainfluenzae genome:
AGAAGAACCAAGTGATTGTTTTACCTGATCTTCCGCTGTAACTTTAATTTCCTCAAGTTTCTCTTCTGCATAAGAATAGTTTGAAAAAAGAGCGATTGTTAACGCACTTAATGCGAAGAATGATGTTGTTTTTAAATGATTGGATTTATACATTGAAATGCTCTCCTGGCATATGTGGAATAAATAATGCCCGAGGATTTTAGTATAATATAATTTTAGTGTAAACAACAATTCTTATCATTATTATTCAAATTAAATGAACAAAATACCTAAATTTTGACCGCACTTTCTTGCAATCCCAACAGATTCTAGTATCATTCACGGCTCGCCAATTTGGCGAGTTTATTTCTATTGTCGGGTTCCCTACCCCGATTAACCAACTAAAAAGGTCTTAAAATGAAAATTAATACCCCAATCTTTAATGATCAACAAAAACGTTTTGCTTTAATTTTATTAAGCTTATTTCACATCTTCATCATCACAGCCAGTAACTATTTCGTTCAAATTCCATTTGAAATCAATTTAAAATTGACCGCACTTGGCTTTGCTGATGATTTTTCATTCCATAGTACATGGGGCACACTCACCTTCCCATTCATTTTCTTAGCCACTGATTTAACGGTTCGCGTATTCGGGGCGAAAGAAGCCCGTTGGATCATTTTTATTGTGATGATTCCAGCGCTTATTGTCAGTTACATTGTTTCGGTTGTTTTTTCTAATGGACAATATCAAGGATTAGGTGCATTGAGTGAATTCAATATGTTTATTTTTCGTATTGCGTTCGCCAGTTTCTGTGCTTATGTTTTCGGACAATTATTAGATGTGTTAGTATTCAACCGCTTACGTCAATTAAAAACGTGGTGGATAGCACCAAGCAGCTCAATGACATTTGGTTCCCTTGCGGATACCTTTATGTTCTTTTGTGTCGCGTTTTATAAAAGTAGTGATCCATTTATGGCAGAACATTGGTTTAGCCTTGGATTTGTCGATTACTTATTTAAATTATTTGTCGGTATTGTCCTGTTTGTACCTGCTTATGGTGTGGTACTGAGCATGATCTTACGTAAACTTCAATCACTCGCAAACTCTCGTCAGTTTGCT
Encoded here:
- a CDS encoding 7-cyano-7-deazaguanine/7-aminomethyl-7-deazaguanine transporter produces the protein MKINTPIFNDQQKRFALILLSLFHIFIITASNYFVQIPFEINLKLTALGFADDFSFHSTWGTLTFPFIFLATDLTVRVFGAKEARWIIFIVMIPALIVSYIVSVVFSNGQYQGLGALSEFNMFIFRIAFASFCAYVFGQLLDVLVFNRLRQLKTWWIAPSSSMTFGSLADTFMFFCVAFYKSSDPFMAEHWFSLGFVDYLFKLFVGIVLFVPAYGVVLSMILRKLQSLANSRQFA